The window GATATTTTCACCAAGGTCCTGCCCTCTCTCTTCATGGCATACAAAGGATATCTTTACCAACATATATCTGAAATGGAATATCCCTTAAAAAATCAGGTGCACTGAGATAGCCAAACTCTTTTTAAGTATCTCTCTCTgataataagaaatattaaatttctaATATAATAAACTATACTTGTATAGATATACTCAGCACAATATGACcctgatttcttttctttttttttatctcggATAGTGATAATCCTTGATCTTTTAACTTTCTGCATTCATCTGACAGACTGTGAGTCTCCTAATAAGACAGTGAAGCAGAAGCAGAAGTAAAAgtaatattagttttatttcaGGGGCATAATTTATAATCTCCATTTTCACCATTCAAATTGATTATGGAAGACACATGCCAGAAAGAGGAAGCTAAAGGAAACAGAGATCCCAGTACTCAGACTAGTATGTCATGATATTCCTAGGTTGGTCATCTTTTTTAAATCAGTTCTTTTAGAAAAACAGAAACAGAGAACACTGTTCAAAGCATCCATGACACCATTCAAGAAAGGACATTGTCTATAGCCCAAAAGCCAAACATGTATTCAAATACATACTTGGAAGTTGAGCACCACTAAACAAATGTTCTCATTCACAtgataaaatttcattaaaaataggaTCATGGATAGTTCGGAAAATCAGATACAAGAAAGAAATCTCATCCACTCTGCTTTGCTTCAGTTACGATGCGACGAAAGCTTGTTTAAATTACAACAGGTAGACAATAACTAGCACAACAAGACCCACACTTGTTTGTTAGAGAGGCCAGGCCAAGGAACCATGATACAATAAAGATTTTCAGATTCACTACACACATTGTTAGTTTAGTGTGTTAGTCGTTaatattgttagtttttgttagtagGGGGATTTGAATTCGGGACCTCTCccccttcccttctcccttcaccacaCTGAAAGGAAACACGTTGATGCCATACATTGTGCCAAAACATCAATCACTAGCTTTTGCACAGTAGGGAAGGGAAGGGAAGTATCTCTAAATTAAGAAAAGTGAACTCACAGAATCAACTCTGGGAATCCGATGGGCAACGAACCACCTAAGCACGGTCTCCCTGAAGGTCTTGCCGACGTCGATCAATATATACTTACGATCACCAGCGTTGGCGTCGCCGCAGTAATCAATTAAGAGAGACGTATTGCACCTGCAAATCGAGATCTTGAGGaaatttcttgaaagagaaaagaaatgaaagaagagaaaagaggaCCTGTAATTAGGGTTTCGTTCGGGAGGGATAGACAATGACTGGACGCAGACGGGGCAGGGAGGGTCAGAAGGCTGAAGGAGGCACATGACGTTGGGAACCATGCTCGAACAACCGCTGCCGAGAAAGATCAATGCGGATTCCGGAGAAGTGCCGTCGACGAAGCCATTGGAAGTGGCCATGCCGTCCAGTGATTCAAAACGAAGAAAGGGAATATTCCGATGGGTTGCTGTGTGGTGCGTTCTATGGGAGGAAGATTCCGATGGAGTGTCGTATTTATAGACGCGCCAAATTCAacacttttcactttttttttttctctactgTTTGGTGTCCGACTCCGACACTCAAACCCACgttattttacataatttttttaagaaataatataaaagatataaacttattttagaataataattcAATAAGTGAATGAGTTAAGCTTTATAATATTTAAGGAATTTAACTAGtagtattaaatttatcaataattctctaccaattttttattatcaacaatttatataattttgtccGAATTACCATAAAACCATTGGAATTCCAATCTTTTAGTAATGTTTTTCTACCTAATTAAtgaatacattttatttaatattttgtttgattggAGGAAATTGGAGGGGAGGAAAGAggaaggaaaatatttttttaaattattctcgttggtttaatatttaaacgatttaaatataacttttgtaTTAAGAGAGTATACTTCAATTGGTTAAATAGAATATGTGAGTTCCTACAAATttgatacttattttttatttttacaaattaaaaaaactttagtcTTCCTATTTTGTTAAAACCACAATTTTGATctccttaattcaaaataaaaatatttagttcttttattattttttttaaatacaaattgATTCAATcctcaattttattaatattttttcttttatttcttaattttaattaataaatcatttatcATTGACaccttaaataaatataataagtctAAAGTTCAAttggaccaaaataaaaaaaaaacaaaatatatgcaaactaagaattaaacaaaaattatgaatatcttAAAATAGTAGACTatatatctctattttaaaataaaaaaattacaaattaaataaaataagatgaccaaaattataattaagcccatttaaaaaatatgggaATGGAAATATAGAAGAGCAAAATCTCTCTTTATCCAATTTTTGCTCTCCTCCCATGTTGAAGAGCTAGACagatttaaaacatttatagtgtattaacataaataatcttacttatgtttttaaaatttaaaattaaaagatataaaaataaattattttttaaatttcctcttctttccttataaaccaaacaaagaaaagggttaatttcttttttctccattatttttttttccaaacaagATATCTAATCAAAAtctcttcttcctttccttCTCCTCTCTTCTATTAAAATCTCTCCTCCTTTTACCTCTTTTAAATCAAACAGTTCATaaagtttctttaataaaaaGACTTAGTGTAGtatataattcaaatgaaatcctataaaaataaaaaattaaacttctcaggagattcttataaaaaaaataatgtaatgataaacaaaaaattaataaaaaaaaaactattattagaGAATCTagaataattcatttaattcatgaaaatatatttcaactagTTGAGACGAGCGTAAACCTTTAAAAACAaactacttttaaaaatatataatttatttgaaaaaaaatatgtttagagAAAAATGATAGTAATATACTcttctaatattattattttttgtaatttttttgacaCACTTTATATTATTAAGTGAAATTCAATGCATGTTAtatttggtaattcttttttcaaatCTCACACATTctttactattaattaaaatctattatatatataccataagtaaaatttcttaaaaaaaggtgagacatatattttgtaatttgtaataaattgtagcaaatgataaaaaaggctcaattatatatttactcCTTCAAATTAGAGTTCTATGTTTTTTAGTcctccaaataaaaaattatattttttaatctctcaaattaaaaaaaaatgttagttttagTCACTTTGCCAaaatttgaaactaaaaatgcaaaaatttaTTTGGGAAGAGAGATTAGAaagaatattttcaaatttaaggactaaaatatacaaatttttatttggagactaaaaaaataaaatcctaatttaagagacaaaaacataattaaactttaaaaaaattatatttaaagtaatgtgtaagaaaatgatattaacctttattttgtataattgtATCTTCCCTCGGTCAATATTTCCAATTTCATATTTTCTTGAATTGCTTTTGATacccttttctttattttaaaaagtcaaaATTACTTTATGCTCGCTAGAATACTCAAAAACCATGCACCATACAGCAAATTCTACAACTCAATAAGATATTCTATCAAAGTCTAAATCAACCAAAACCAGAAGATAATAAGCAAGGAACTTCAACAGTAAATCCGGTTACTTAACATCGATAACAGATgttgtaaaaacaaaaacaccctTGATCTTGATGGAAGGGGTGCCAAagtaatgcaaaaaaaaaaaaaaaaaaaaggatattcCATATAATATGAGTAAAACACAAGGGTCCAGCATAATTTGTTcaagatattaatttttatttttttctgttgaTAAAGACACAAATTTATTAGTGAATAATATCTATCCGGTAACTTTGCAATACAATGGATATCACTGGCTCATCCTGTCAAGAGCCTCTTGAACACCTCTGATTCTGGCATCAAGTGTACTAGTTGCATCATCAAACAAAAGGATTCTAGGATCTTTCAGAATGGCTCTTGCAATGGTTATGCACAGCTTTTGTCCGCATGACAATTGTGTTCCTCTTTCTCCAATAGCCATTGCAAGAGCCATGTTGAAAGACCTAAAATCCTTTTGCTTGATGAGGAAATTAGTGCACTTGATGCTGAGTCAGAGCGCATATACAATTCAAGAGGCTCTAGATAAAGTTAGTGTGGACataacaactatttttttatcaacaaatgttagtttgttagaaTGTAAGTTTTGGACAGAACAACTGTAATGGTAGCTCACCGTCTTACAACAGTTACAGTCAGAGATGCTGATATCGTAGCAAGGGTAAATACTAAATACACTTATGTGTAGATACTCAGATAGGACATTGGGATGGGTGTTGTGACTGGATGGAGTggttttattatcatttataatttataataataggtCCAGGGTGTTTGGAAAGCTACGAAGGATAGGATCCCATCTAAAATGAATATGGTCCGCAGGAAGATGTGATCTCATATGCAGAATTGTTATGCTCGGCTTGCGGTTTTAAAAGAGATTGTGCATGTTCTTATCAATTACggataatttttgtatttttgtgctTTAAAAGACAAAACATCTTGATACACAACACAAAATTCATACTATTCTTTCTAGTATTTTCTTCACCTCCGACCACTGCTAAAATATTTACATAGAGATGCTTTGTTTTTAGTCTGGTTCTATACTTATAAAAGGATCGATAACCAAAGTTGGTCTCCGCAAAGATATGCGTATCACATTCATgcaattgaaagaaaattttaatgctTATCTAGGTGCACGATCTAAACTTTTacattgtattatattttaaacaacttttttttattcagctGTACCTGATAAGACTGGTTTTTCTTTCAATATATGGATCTATCTCTTGCTACCTttagaatatattaatttttttttcagttgataaTGACACAAATTTGTTACTGAATAAAATATACCGTGAGGCTGTGACTTTGTTATGCAATGGATGCAAAGTTTAGTCCTTGTCAACAGAAAAGATGACTTCATTGGAAATTCCTACAAAGCACTGTTAGATATCCACCTACTGAACATGGCAAAGCATTCATCAGGCTTGTACTCCGGAGCTGTGTGGCCTCCTCCCTGACAGtatatcagtaaaaaaaatggaataaagAACTAGCAAGGATTCCGTCATTCAATCTAGACTCTAGAGTTCATGAATTCTAATAATCAAAAAGTGCTTATTTCTGCCAATGATAGGTGGACTTAACCATTCAAATTTACTTTGTGTAAATAAGATCCATTAAACTTAAGGCCTAATTCACCTATCTTGAATATACTCATCAAATGGAATCTATGTGAGTGTGACCCACAAGTGCAGCAAGGATAACAAAAGACTTGCCTTCACAGTTGCAAATGTCATCCGATTGGAGTAAGTCCTTGTGTATCTAATTGcagaaagacaaatattaagTGCAGAAATTAATTAGCTTTTTAGATAAATTAAGCCAAACTACAGTTAGGGGAATACCCTGCAACTTGACCATTTGTATGCCATTGCCTCCACTCATCCACAATGGAGTAGTTTAAAGATCTTATCCATGCTTGAGTTGCCAAGAAAGGAATTGTCATGTCATGATCGCCACTGTTAGCATTTAGGAATATACAAAAGTTATTTTccatgaaaaattaaaactaaatgcaATATATGCATGAGCATAGAGAAAAACTATTTACCTGTATATCAGCGAACGGTAGCCTTTTCTACTGAGATTTACATGATACTCATAGCTGCTTGAGATATCCTTCTTGTTAGGTATATCGAAGGTACAACGATGCCATTTTCCTATACTTCCCTGCAGCACATGCATCCAAGctttatgtttattgttatATGCAGTTGTATTGCCAACTAACTATATGTGGGAAAATTACTGCCACTTGTATCAACTACACCTTACGGATGTGCAGTGCAGTGCGAACATTATCATCATTGGCCCAATAACCGCAGAGGAAGTATACATAACTCTAATGGTGGGAAGGAAATAAACATCAAGTTAACACATGTGGAGAATTCGGCTGCAAATGGAACTATGTGATGACTGGATAGTTAGTTTATAAAATAGTATATGAAACAACAAATGCATGCATGACACATGGTAAGAATCTCTTTGCATAAATATACAGAAAAGAAGCATTGAGTAAATATTTCTGATTCAATAAGGCATGAAGATTACCCGACAGTTTAAGGGTGCCAATTTGAGGTGAGTATTAAGGAAATTCTTTCTGGGATATTTCTTAAGTAGAGATCTCCTCCAAGATGTTTCAGTATCAAGCCACTCACATGACGGGTCCAAAATATGGGCTGAATTAAGTCCTGATGTAACCTgtggaaattgaacaatggtTGATTTTGTGATTGTCTGTTTGACTAGAAATTCTACTAATGAAAATTTGCAAGGGGAGAaggaacaaagaaaaaagaagaagatgaataccTCATTGAATGACTCGATATCTCTAGAACATAATACATTTCTGGTGTCTACATTTATGTACTCttctttacaatttttttgCAGTGACTGTTCATTGAAATAAGAGAGATCCGTTAGCATTTGACTTTTGTTTCTTCAACACAATTTTTAAGAATAGCTATTGATGAATTATAATGCAATTACCCCATATAGTTCATCAGAAATAAGTCCCATTCCATGAGCGAAGGGAATTTGATAGTTTTTTTCCCTTCGAGTTGTTGCTGCATTTCCCAGCAGGTATCCCTGAAGAAAAGAACACTTAGTAATCAATCTGGAAGCTGCATTTCGCCATTCAATCTAGGGAGGGGTTACTTTGATTTTGTTAAGGGATATTTCTCATCAGCTGTCCAAAAGATTatcatataatcaaattaaattcacATAATATTCTACTTTTCTGAAGTCATTTGTACTAACTAATGTTTTTTACCTCGTAGAAAGCCTCTTGTTAGTTTaccattttgaaaaaataaaataaaaaataaaaatgaataacatCTTATTTTTGTATCAATGCACATCTTTGGCAATGGATATATGCTCCAAGGGACAAGGGTATTAGATTATACTCAACTATTCAACTCTCAGTTTAAATTGAacaatttatgtttgtttttttttttggtatagcAGTCTGATTGATCAAACTATTTGAACAATTTGTGTTTAATATTAACTTACTACTTGAAATATGGTCAAGTAGTTACTAGTTTTAGTAGTTTGCTATAGATCTTAAATCCAAATTATCATGGCTTCTCCATGCTATCATTgtacaaaataaacaaatgtaAATTGGAAATTTCCAATCCTGActtccatttttttaacattactcTGACTCTCCCCACACAAACATCGTATTactaaatggaaaaaaaatatattctaacatGAAATAGATACTTTAAGATGCTAACCTGGAGATTTATCCATGGTTGGAGCCCTTTTTCATTTCCTGAAAACAAGGGAATTTGCCAATAACTAAATTTTCAACATAGTTATTGCAACTTGTACATATGTTTGTCATTCTAATTTTGCTGTACACGTTGAATCACATACGAGTCTTTTACCTCGTGAAATTTCTTGAACAATCACTGGAATAGGAATGCCAGAGTATGAATCGCCACCAATGTAAACTTCATTTGACGAAAAATTTGGATGATCAATCAACCACTACAAACATGCACACATGATTGTAACTATTTGGTTAACTAACAGATTTATCtacaaacaaaaccaaaaacaaagaaaaggtgatgattgtgaaataacaagaaaaagttGGATGAACACCTTCCTAAGAAACTGATGGACTTGGTGAACTAGAATCCAGTCGCTTCGTTGAGCAGCAAACTCTGTTGTGGCATAAGTGAAGCCCGTGGAAACAGGCAAGTCTACAAATATAATGCTACTAACCTTCGaataatagttattataaatattaaatatcagtAAGCATAACATAGTAACAAAAGGATCTTAATAGTTATAAGGTTGATTTGGTAATAAAAGGAGAAGGGAAGGAAAGAAAAGTCATGGACTGGATTCTCCTACTAATAAAATACtaacatttgttgataaaaaaaaaagtaacaaaaggATCTTATGAATAAATACAATACAAAGctaaaatatcaatttcagGCAACAAAATTGTGGAGGCATAAAGGGCACCTTTGTCCATGAGTGTGGCCTCAAGACCAAATTGGGCAGGCTCCCATTGTATTCCTCATATTTGAATGTAAGTGGTCCTGCAATATGCAAGTAGAGTAAAACATCTAAGTGTCAGATTTGTCACATACTACGTACGTACATAAGCATgctcaaaaagtaaaaaaaatgtattacctATTTCAAACACAAGTCCAGATAAGGCTGAGCAACCAGGGCCACCAGTGAGCCAAAGCATGAGAGGATCTTTCTTGGGATTGTTCTCTGACTCAATGAAGTAGTAGAATGCCTGCACATCCTCTGATTCACCCACTCCCACATACCTATCCAACAAATGTTATGTAACATAACATGTCTATGATATTCAAgcaaattaatgattttaatccCATAAACTATAGCCTTACAGTTACTAGCTAAGTGTAACTGACCCGGTTTCAAGTACAAAAGGAAGGGGTCCCTTGAATCCAGGAAGGAACTTTACTATGGAGCCACACCATGCAAGTTGAAAGGAGAATtgtgataacaaaaaaaagggtagTAGAACCCAGTAATAAATGTAACTTGAACtaaaattttccatttttaatgCCCTCTTCCATTTCTAAGCATATCCATGGTTTTTAATTGGAGTTTCTTAGTCCTTGATATAATCAGAATTGACATAGAcacagtttattttattattaataaattaattaataattaaactaatattACATCTTAGGTAACAGTATTTCTGTGTTACACGGAAATGGCAGGCcaagaatttatttaatgtatttggTTGGGGACGGTCGATATCATTCATGTCATGATTGACTTCAATGGCTATAGCAAATTGGAAACGAAACCGTGCTTGGTTACCTGCAGgatgaaatttcaaattagtGTCGATGGAACCTTGAACCTTGTTGTGTTTAGTCAGCAAAATACGAGATGATTCAAAAAAGTATAAGTATCACAAGAAATGCTACTGTGTTGGATGGAAACAAATAATAGATTAATATAGATATTGATTTAGTATTTGGATTGGTGTTCAAAAAATATTCCTCACAATTAAAGCTCCAtctcaacaacaataacaacaattcgCTGacacattttatttgttttttaatgtttgGGAATATGGtgatgcattttatttgtttgaaatttgaaagataCAATGGTGGTGCTATCAATATGTCATCACAGTCGAAGTGAAAAGCAGGTAACTCGTTTCTGAGTGACACGTGTGTTAAATGAATTCTGAACTTTGAAATATAGGGTAGAGAGAGTGAGAGACGAAGTAATTCAAGGCAGATGACGACTCTTCTCAACATTTTCCGCATATTCtagattattttgaaaatgacaaTCTTGGAGGCTTTTGTTTCCAAGTTATCTTTGTtattaaaattctaaataaaataacaagagGAGTGCTATATGGTACGAAGGACGTGTACGAAACGCACGAAACAATTTctgataataaataataaattaaaatgctaaacagaaaaataaaatagtaaacttTTGATAACATAGCAAACTTTTGATAGCATGGCAAACTTTTGATTCTATGCCACTAATCCTGTTAATCATGGAAGCTCTCTGCGTCTCCCATGGAGCAAATTTTtgtattccaaaaaaaaaattaaacataaattttagaATCTACTTTCTTGAATGATGATATAGGAGTACTTTATATATAATGGGTATTTATATTAGTGAGGGAagtgtatttaaaaaaagagaagtgGATATAACAAATGTCAATCTAATAATCCAAGTTGAATTTGatcaccaaaataaaaataacaaaaatttatgcATTATATAGTatcatgaaatttattaaaaataattcaaaaatccaaaatgaattctttaactgcagatgcTCTAATCATCATACAGCTCCACCACTATAATGTGGTCTTGTTATATTGGATTCATCGGATTGAGGGTGTATTGTTTCTAAAAAAGACTAAATTTTTTCACCTAATGTTATACTGGATTCATCggaatcttaattaatttagtcaACCAATTCTATGGAAGCACCAACATTCTATTTCACTTCGTATGGAGAGCTACCAAAGAAGCATAAACTCCACCATCAATCTTCATCAACGCATCATGTCCTCCCTTCTCAGCAATCGCCCCATTTTTCACCACTGCTATAATGTCAGCACCTTTAATTGTTGTGAGGCGGTGAGCAATAACGACAGTAGTTCTATTCACAGACACTCTATCAAGAGCCTCTTGAACCACACCTTCTGATTCTGCATCAAGTGCACTAGTTGCCTCATCAAGCAAAAGGATTCTTGGGTCTTTCAGAATGGCTCTTGCAATGGCTATGCGCTGCTTTTGTCCTCCTGACAATTGTGTGCCTCTTTCTCCAACAGAGGTGTCATAACCATGTGGAAGAGAACTGATGAACTTGTGTGCATTGGCTGCTTGTGCTGCTGCAATTATCTCTTCCTCTGTGGCACCTCCCTCTTTGCTATAAGCTATGTTGGCACGAATGCTATCATTGAAAAGAATAGGCTCTTGACCAACCAAACCCATTTGCTGCCTCAGCCAGTTTAGTTTGAATTCTTTTATATCCACTCCATCAATTAGTATGCGTCCAGAGTCAGGGTTGTAAAATCTCTCTAAGAGGCTGATCACTGTTGATTTTCCACTGCCACTTTCTCCAACCAAGGCAACGGTCTACACACACATATATCAACATTGTTATCATATCAATCTCAAATTAGTATATTTGTACAACCCAAAAGCTTAATtgttagaaggaaaaaaaaattagaaatagttTCTTCTGTGTTTTTTTCGTACTGTTCTCCTATTAGAATTAGAGTTTTACTTCAGTCATGTATATTAACATTTAAGCCTAACCTTTATTACACGGATTGTTGAGATGAAactctgttttttttattaaaaagcaaCACTAGAAACATATAGGAAactgtatctaagttttgttgTTACTGAAAATGATTAGTGATTACCTTTCCAGTTGGCATGGTTAGACACATGTCtttgaaaatttgaatattaGGCCTTGTTGGGTAACAAAAGCTGACTTGTTGAAGTTCAATTTCACCTTTTACTGTGTCTAATGTTGTGCCCTCATCACTGCTGGAGTCAATAGCTGGTTTGCTGtcaagaatttcaaatattgaGGCTGCAGAATCTTTGGCCTTGTTAGTATCTGGAGCCAAGGCACTACTCTGGGAAACACCAACTGCTGTAATTGTTAAGGCAAAGAAAACCTGCACAAAACCTATAGTAAAAACCAGATCAGaagaaaacatcaaattaaGGTGGGCCATTATAATCACATACCTTGAAAACCTCTCCAAAAGTTGCTTTCCCATGTTGCACAAGAATAGATCCTATGTAGAAACAGAAAGCATTTGTGCAGTATAGAACAACAAAAGAGAAACCTAATCCTGCACCACTAACAAGCCCCAACCGAACACCTTGTTTTTCTGGCCCTGAACATTTCTTCCTGTACATTTCCATCACCTTTGGCTCAGCACAGAATGATGCAACAGTTCTAATGCTACCAACAGCATCAGTTGCCACCTGACTTGCCTCCTCATACATCACCTATAAAAGACAAAGGACTCTTGTCAACATATGCTTACTTTCTAATTTCTATTGATGGAATCAGCATAACTAAATTTAGACCAACCTTTGCATCTGCACTGAATCCTTTTACAAACTTGGTCTGAAGGTATCCTTGTATAAGCAACAAGGGTGACACGGCCAGAATTACAAAAGCCAGAATCCAATTAGCAGTGAATGCTATAACTAGACCTGCTGAGACTGTTGCTATGTTTTGCACAATGAGGGCCAAGGTGTCACCCACGAGGCTTCTCACTGTTGAAGCTCCAGTAGCTAACCTTGCACTAACTGCCCCACTGCATGCCAATTCATTTGAGTTAGATGACTTGAAAGAATTAACATGAGACATTGAATGtgtctttattttctctttcattattGGATGTGAATAACTGAATATCACCTGAAGTCCTCAACATACCTTGAATTTGAAGGACGATCGAACCAACTGATTTCTTGGTGCACAACCTTGTTAAATGTCAACGAACAAATTCGTTCTATAAGTTTTCCACCAGCTATCCCAAATAAGTAGTTTTGCACTGGTATAGCCACCAAAGTGACAACCCCCAAACCAACAAATAAAAGTGACCAAAACTCAGAATCTTTCCTGAGCTCATTTGGAGGTTTATAGAACGTGTTAATTGCTGATGAAAGCAAGAGTCCAAATATAGGGAGAATAACACCATGTATTGCTGCAGCAATGGATCCTAGTAATAAGACAGGAACCTCTGGCTTGTTCAGCTTGGCCAAACGGTTAATGGGAACCTTTTGGT of the Glycine max cultivar Williams 82 chromosome 13, Glycine_max_v4.0, whole genome shotgun sequence genome contains:
- the LOC100792006 gene encoding serine carboxypeptidase-like 12 isoform X2 → MLWLTGGPGCSALSGLVFEIGPLTFKYEEYNGSLPNLVLRPHSWTKVSSIIFVDLPVSTGFTYATTEFAAQRSDWILVHQVHQFLRKWLIDHPNFSSNEVYIGGDSYSGIPIPVIVQEISRGNEKGLQPWINLQGYLLGNAATTRREKNYQIPFAHGMGLISDELYGSLQKNCKEEYINVDTRNVLCSRDIESFNEVTSGLNSAHILDPSCEWLDTETSWRRSLLKKYPRKNFLNTHLKLAPLNCRSYVYFLCGYWANDDNVRTALHIRKGSIGKWHRCTFDIPNKKDISSSYEYHVNLSRKGYRSLIYSGDHDMTIPFLATQAWIRSLNYSIVDEWRQWHTNGQVAGYTRTYSNRMTFATVKGGGHTAPEYKPDECFAMFSRWISNSAL
- the LOC100792006 gene encoding serine carboxypeptidase-like 12 isoform X1: MENFSSSYIYYWVLLPFFLLSQFSFQLAWCGSIVKFLPGFKGPLPFVLETGYVGVGESEDVQAFYYFIESENNPKKDPLMLWLTGGPGCSALSGLVFEIGPLTFKYEEYNGSLPNLVLRPHSWTKVSSIIFVDLPVSTGFTYATTEFAAQRSDWILVHQVHQFLRKWLIDHPNFSSNEVYIGGDSYSGIPIPVIVQEISRGNEKGLQPWINLQGYLLGNAATTRREKNYQIPFAHGMGLISDELYGSLQKNCKEEYINVDTRNVLCSRDIESFNEVTSGLNSAHILDPSCEWLDTETSWRRSLLKKYPRKNFLNTHLKLAPLNCRSYVYFLCGYWANDDNVRTALHIRKGSIGKWHRCTFDIPNKKDISSSYEYHVNLSRKGYRSLIYSGDHDMTIPFLATQAWIRSLNYSIVDEWRQWHTNGQVAGYTRTYSNRMTFATVKGGGHTAPEYKPDECFAMFSRWISNSAL